The following is a genomic window from Armatimonadota bacterium.
GCCGCTCGCGCCGCTGGTATTCGCGCTGCTCGCCGCGCCCCTCGCGCTGCGCTTCGCGCGCGGCGGCGGGATGATGGGGCTGGCGGTCGCGTTCGTTCTGGCGTTCTTGTACCAGGTCCTGATGTCGTGGAGCAGGCTGCTCGGTGAATCCGGCACGCTCCCGCCGATGGTAGCCGCGTGGTCGCAAAACGTCATGTTCGGCGCCGCAGGCATCTTCTTCATCGTCAAGCAGGAATGAGGCGCGCGTGGGCATCATGAGCACGGGTTCTTGCACTGGCCGCCGCATGGCCGCGCTGCTGATGGTGATGCTCGTCGGCGCGGCCGGCGCGGGCTGGTCGCAGGATCAGCCCGCCGACTATATCGAGCTGCGGTCGGCCGATCACATCCGCTACGACGACGCGCGCCGCGTCGTCTATGCCCGCGGGAATGTTCGCTTCGGCTACGAGGACGTCGAAGTATCGGCCGACGAACTCACGGCCGACCTGCGGGCCGACACCGCCGTGCTCGCGGGCGGCGTCGTCCTGCGCACGCAGGGGGAGCAGTTCCGCGGCGACACCTTGCTGGTTCACCTCGACACTCGAGAATGGGAATTTACCGACGCGCGCAGCGCGATCTCCCCGCGCTACTTCGAGAGCGGGGTGCTGTCCCCGCTCTACGTCGGCGCGCGCGACGTGCGAGGCTTCAAGGACCGCCTCGCGGTCAAGGGCGCGGATTTCACGACCTGCGACCTGCCGCACCCCCACTACGAGATAACCGCCCGCAGCCTGCGCATCTGGCCCGGGCGCAAGCTCATCGCCGATCACGCCGGATTCTGGGTGCTCGGCGAGCGCATCTTCACTCTCCCGTGGTTTCTCGTCCCGCTTCGGGAGCCGGGGCGGCAGCCTCTCGTGCCTCTCGCCGGGCAGGACGCGTTCCAGGGTTATTACCTCAAGACGATCATCAACTACGTCCGCAGCGACGACTCCTACGGCTCCGGGCATCTCGACCTGATGAGCCGGCGCGGAGTCGGCACCGGCATCGAGCACACCGAGGTCCACCCCCGCGGCCGCAGCGATCTCTACCTCTACCAGGTCAACAACACCAATACCAACGCAACCGAGTGGACCGCGCGCGGCACGCATCAACAGGACCTCGGGGACGGCTTGAGCCTGCGCGCCAGCGCCGACGTCCGCAGCCAGAACTACTACTACGTCGCGGGCACCCGGGTGGCCAACTCTCAACTCGCCCTCAACCAGCAGCGCGGCGGCAGCCACTCATCCCTCGCCTTCGATTACAACAACACCAGCGGCTCTTTCGACTTCACGCGCTTCTCGACGTCGTTGCGCCACAACCAGCGCGGGCCGCGCTACGGCCTCTCGCTCGACTCGCGCTACGACAGCCAGACGACGTTCGCCGACGAGGCCGACGACCTCGAGCTGAACAACCGCGTCGAGGTCACCGACCGCCAGACGAGCATGGACGCGCGGCTCGTCGTCAGCAAGCGGTTCGATCTGGATGACGACGATTACACGGGCGACGATTTCTACCAGGTCGTTGATCGCCTGCCGGAGCTGCTGCTGGAAACCGATACCTATCGCCTGCGCGCGGCGCCGGGCGGCATCCCCGCGAGAATGACCCTCAGCGTGGGCAATTTCTCGGAGCGCCCGACCGACCTCGATGCCTACCGCGTCTATTACGATTACCGCGCTATTCCCGACACCATCCGCCTGGGCCCCGCGACGCGCGTCAACGCCACCGGCCGGTTCCAGCAGTACCTCTACGGCGACCGCGATCGCACCGCCCAATACGCCTACGGCGGCAACCTTCGCCTCGAGCAGGACCTCGGCGATGAGTGGCAGGCGCGGCTCGGGTACGTCCTGCTCGAACCCAAGGGATACACGCCATTCCGGTTCGATTACATCGGCAACTATCGGTCGGCGACGTTCGATTTGAACTACCGCCGCGGCACGCGCTACCGCGCGCGACTGCGCACCGGCTACGACGCTCGCTTCAGTCGCTGGCAAAACGTCATCGCGCGCGCGGAGCTGCCGCTCCATCGCAATCTGCAACTCGGCGTCTCCGCCGGCTACGACCCCAACCGCGGCATGCCCCGCGACCTGCTCACGCAACTGCGCTTCGGCGATTACCGGACGGCCTTGGAGGTCAGTGCGCTCTATCAGCCCGACTCGGGTAAGCTCTTGCGCGCCACCGGCTACCTCGACTGGGTCGCCAACCCCAAGTGGCGTGTGCAGCTTCTGTCGAGCTACGATGGCCTGCAGGACAAGTTCGTCTACGGCGAAGTGCTGGTCACCCGCGATATGCACTGCTGGGAGGCGATGGCGTATTACAGCCTGCAGCGCGACTTGTTCCGGCTGGATTTCCGCATCAAGGCCTTCGATTGGGGACGGCCTGATTTCGGTGTCGGGCGCTCGGGCCAGTACCTGGACACCAGCCTCGGGGAGTGGCACTAGCCTCGGTCATTCGTGGCAAGTCTGGGCTATGCGCATGGTGCGCGCTTCGACGGCGCTTGAGGTCAACCCGCCTCAGGCGCGCGCACGAGCGCCACGGATAGTCCCGAGCGGTGAGATGAGGCGGAGACGAGGATTGTGTCACACACCGCCGGCAGGTGTGAAGGATGCGGGTTAGCTGGGGAAAGGGGGCATCGCGCCGGCCCGCGCAGGCGCCCGAAGCGCCGTGTGCGCTTGCCGCGCCGATCCGAGGCCGATGCTAGGACACGGCCTCCGCTGTTGCCGAAGCCAACGTGACCTCTACCGGCTCTTCGCGGAACTCGCCTTTGCCGTTTTGCCATACCCACGAGCGCAAGGCGATGTTCCCGCCGTTGTGCCCACCGTTGCGGATCGACACAATCAGGTAGGAGTAGTACGGCCACGCCTTGACGGCGTCGTGCACCGATGGGTGCGGCGGGAAACCCGGATGGGAATGGTAGAAGCCGATGATCTGCTCTGCCGTGCCCTCGGTCTCGCGCGCGACCCGGTGGATCTCCGCCGGGTCAATCTCGTAGCGGTCGCGCCGGCCGTCGCGGCTCACGTTGGCGGCCGGATGCGCCACCGTGACCACGCGCACGTCCTCGCGGCGGCCGATGAGAATGCCGCAGCACTCGGCGGGGTATGCACGCTCGGCGTCGGCGATGATCTGCTGAAGAGTATCCTTACCTATGAGTACCATTCTCGTTCGCAGCGGTCTGCCGACTAATTCCCCATTACTTAGTATATTACCACCGGCGTGAAATTCAATCCTGTTTTGGCCGCCCCGAGCAAAAAAATCTCGCGAAAAACGTGCGCCGCAGCCTCGATTCCGGGCGCACCGGCGCCTCTACCGCAGGTGCGAGCGGGGCCTCGGCCTCTGAAAAGGGTCACCCGCGCTGGGCGCAGAACTACGCCTCAGCGCTTGGCGTTCTGCGGTCGTCACGCGCTCTCCGGCTCGGCGCGTTGGGTCACGGGATGGCGAACTGGGACACGATCGTTGACCCCGCAGCCTTCCTGGCTGCGGCTCTCCTGCTCCACGCGTGCGCGACCTCAGGGCGCACGCGCGCCCTGCCGCGCAGAGGCATCCCCACGCCCGTCGTGCCCGCCCGCGCTCTGGCGCGCCTCTACCGACGGGCGTGGAAACTCGCGTGGGCCCACCTGCGCGCGCCCGAGCTGGGCAGCGGCTTCGTCTCGGACTACATTGACCCCGGCTTCAACGGCGACCTGTTCCAGTGGGATCTGTGCTTCATCGCCCAGTATGCCAAGTACGGCCACCGAGTGTTCCCCACACCGGTTATGCTCTCCAACCTGTACGCGAAGCAGCAGCCCGACGGCTTCATCCCGCGGCAGATCGCCACGACCGGCGACCCCGTCAAGTTCGGCGACGCCCTCAACCCGCCGCTCTACTCCTGGGCGGAGTGGGACTCCTATCGCATCAGGGGTGACCGCACGCGCCTGGCGCAGGTGTTGCCGGTTCTGGCGCGCTTCCACCGGTGGATTGTCAACAACCGCCGCAACGCGGACGGCCTCTATCGCTTCGAGGATCCCCTCGGCAGCGGCATGGATGACCAGCCCCGCAGGGGCTCGGGCTGGATTGACCTGTCCTCCCAGATGGCCCTCGATGCGCGCTGCCTCGCGCTGATAGCCGGCGAATTGAGTCAGAATGAAACCGCGTCGGCATACGCGGCGGAGCATGCGCAGCTCGCCGACAGCATCAACCGCGTCCTGTGGAACGAGGACCGCCGCTGGTACGAGGACGCCGGCGGCGCTGACTTCAAATCCGTCGCCGGCTTCTGGCCATTGCTCGCGGGGGTCGCGCCGGAAGACCGAGCCGCCGCGGTGATCGGCCGTCTCACGGATCCCCACGAGTTCTGGCGCCCCACGCCGGTGCCGAGCGTCTCCGCCGACAGCGCCATCTACAACGCGCCCGACGGCGACTACTGGCGCGGTGCCGTGTGGCCCCCCACGAACTACATGATCGTGCGCGGCCTGCTCGAGGTCGGTCGGCCCGGCCTGGCGAAGACCATCGCGCTCGAATACCTGCGCTCCATGGTCACGCAGTTGGAGGCCCAGGGCACGTTGTTCGAGCACTGCTCGCCGGAGCGCGACTGCGGCGGCGGCGTGAAAGACATGGTCGGTTGGGCC
Proteins encoded in this region:
- a CDS encoding LPS-assembly protein LptD, whose amino-acid sequence is MSTGSCTGRRMAALLMVMLVGAAGAGWSQDQPADYIELRSADHIRYDDARRVVYARGNVRFGYEDVEVSADELTADLRADTAVLAGGVVLRTQGEQFRGDTLLVHLDTREWEFTDARSAISPRYFESGVLSPLYVGARDVRGFKDRLAVKGADFTTCDLPHPHYEITARSLRIWPGRKLIADHAGFWVLGERIFTLPWFLVPLREPGRQPLVPLAGQDAFQGYYLKTIINYVRSDDSYGSGHLDLMSRRGVGTGIEHTEVHPRGRSDLYLYQVNNTNTNATEWTARGTHQQDLGDGLSLRASADVRSQNYYYVAGTRVANSQLALNQQRGGSHSSLAFDYNNTSGSFDFTRFSTSLRHNQRGPRYGLSLDSRYDSQTTFADEADDLELNNRVEVTDRQTSMDARLVVSKRFDLDDDDYTGDDFYQVVDRLPELLLETDTYRLRAAPGGIPARMTLSVGNFSERPTDLDAYRVYYDYRAIPDTIRLGPATRVNATGRFQQYLYGDRDRTAQYAYGGNLRLEQDLGDEWQARLGYVLLEPKGYTPFRFDYIGNYRSATFDLNYRRGTRYRARLRTGYDARFSRWQNVIARAELPLHRNLQLGVSAGYDPNRGMPRDLLTQLRFGDYRTALEVSALYQPDSGKLLRATGYLDWVANPKWRVQLLSSYDGLQDKFVYGEVLVTRDMHCWEAMAYYSLQRDLFRLDFRIKAFDWGRPDFGVGRSGQYLDTSLGEWH
- a CDS encoding M67 family metallopeptidase, whose translation is MVLIGKDTLQQIIADAERAYPAECCGILIGRREDVRVVTVAHPAANVSRDGRRDRYEIDPAEIHRVARETEGTAEQIIGFYHSHPGFPPHPSVHDAVKAWPYYSYLIVSIRNGGHNGGNIALRSWVWQNGKGEFREEPVEVTLASATAEAVS